The DNA segment ACGAGACTTTTGACGAGCAACATAGTTCTTCTTCTTAATATGAGAAACAAGAGCTTTGTCCAAAGACTTATTCGCCATGTTATAAGCTTCAGTTGCTGTTGCTTTATCCTTAGCTTCAACAGCCACTAAAACTTTCTTAATAGCTGTCTTTAATTCTGTCTTTTCACCAGCTAAAGCATGTTGTTTTTTAAGGTTGGTTAAAGCACGTTTCTTTTGCGATTTGATATTTGCCACGATGACACCTCCTGTCTTTATAAGCTGTTCTATAATACCAAAAGCATAACTAAATTGCAAATATTTATCTCCTAAAAACTATGATAGAATAGAGCCATTGAGAAGGGAGATTGTTAATGAATATCCTATTTTTTGGTACACCTGAATTCGCAAAAGAAATGTTAGAAACGCTCTATCAAGAAAAATATAATATTGTAGCCATTGTTTCCCAGCCCGATCATTTTCTTGGTCGTAAAAAAGTTTTAACACCAACCCCAACGCATCAGTTTGCTTTAGAACATAATATCCCCTGTTTACAACCTGAAAAATTAAAAGAGGCAGTAGAAGAAGTTCTATCCTATCAACCTGATTTTATTTTAACCTGTGCTTATGGACAATTTATTCCCCAGGCTATCCTCGATTATCCAAAATACAGTTGCTTAAATATCCATCCATCCCAACTACCAAAATATCGTGGTGGAGCACCAATTCACCACGCTATTATGAATGGGGAAAAAGAAACGGCTGTTTCCTTAATGAAGATGGTTAAGAAAATGGATGCAGGGGATATTTATGCCCAACGTGTGATTGAAGTAGGCGAAGATGAACGATTCTATGAATTAAACCAACGCTTAATTTCTATCGCAAAAGTTATCATTCGTGAAGACTTACCTTTGTATTTTGAAGGAAAATTAAAAGCTATTGTTCAAGAGGAAGATAAAGTCAGCTTAGGTCTTAATCTAACGAAAGAAGAAGAGATGGTTCACTTTCAAACAGAAGCCATTCATCAACTGTATAATCACATCCGTGCCTTATACGATTGGCCAATTGCCTATGGCTTAATTGATGGTAAACGCATTAAATTTATCACTTGTCGAAAAGAAGTTTGTGAACATACAAAAACAATCGGTGAAGTCGTTGGCTTAGAAGGAAAAGGGCTAAAGATAGCTTGCCAAGGAGGCTATCTTGTTGTCTATGAATTACAACCAGAAGGAAAGAAAACAATGGACGCAAAATCATTTATGAATGGTTTTGGTCGTTCTTTAATTGGTCATTGTTTTGAATAGGAGTTATATGGATCAAAATAAAATTCGAAATTTTTGTATTATTGCCCATATTGATCATGGGAAAAGTACTTTAGCTGATCGTATCTTAGAAATGACGGATACCGTTTCCCAAAGAGATATGAAATCCCGGCTACTAGATGATATGGAGTTGGAAAGAGAAAGAGGCATCACCATTAAGCTAAACGCTGTCCAATTGAAATATGAAGCTAAAAATGGGGAAGATTATATCTTTAACTTAATTGATACCCCAGGTCATGTTGATTTTAGTTATGAAGTATCTCGCTCCCTAGCGGCTTGTGAAGGGGCTGTTTTGGTTGTGGATAGCACTCAAGGTGTTCAAGCCCAAACCCTAGCAAACACTTATCTAGCTTTAGATAATGATTTAGAGATTCTTCCTGTCATCAATAAAGTTGATATGAATAACGCTGACCCTGATAAAACAAAGAAAGAAATTGAAGATATCATTGGTTTAGATTGTTCTAATGCTCCTTTAATTTCAGCACGTTCCGGTTTGAATGTTGACCAAGTTTTAGAACAAATTGTTGAACATATTCCAAGTCCCAAAGGAGAAAAGAATAAACCACTACAAGCTCTAGTGTTTGATTCTTTCTATGATGCCTATCGAGGTGTTATCCCCTTAGTTCGCGTGCGAGAGGGGTCAATTAAAGTGGGCGATAAAATTCGCTTTATGGCAACCGGGGCGGAATATGAAGTCTTAGAATGCGGTATCCGTACCCCAAGAGAAGTAAAGGTCAACAAGTTGGAATGTGGTGATGTCGGTTGGATTACAGCTTCTATTAAATCGATTCAACATGTTCATGTGGGGGATACGATTACGCATATTAATCAACCGGCTGAAATGGCTTTAAGTGGTTATCGAGTGATGAATCCAATGGTGTATTGTGGACTTTATCCAAGCGATGCGGATCGCTATGGTGACTTACAAGATGCTTTAGATAAATTACAACTCAATGATGCTTCACTTCGGTATGAGCCGGAAACTTCTCAAGCGTTAGGTTTTGGTTTCCGTTGTGGTTTCTTAGGATTACTTCACATGGATGTTGTCCAAGAACGCTTAGAAAGAGAATACAATTTGGATTTAATTGTGACTTCTCCCTCGGTTATTTATCAGGTTTATCAAACCGATGGCACCATGGTAGTGGTGGATAATCCAGCCCATATGCCTGAACCATCTAGGATTAGCCGCATTGAAGAACCCTATGTTTTAGCGAAGATTATGGTTCCAGATACTTATATTGGGGTGGTCATGGAACTATGCCAAAATAAACGAGGTATTTATAAAACCATGGAAATCATTGATACCGGTAGAAATGAAATTCATTACGAATTACCACTATCAGAAATTATCTTCGATTTCTTTGATCGTTTAAAATCTTGTTCAAAAGGCTACGCTTCTTTGGATTATGAAATCATTGGTTATCGTGCGGAAGACTTAGTGAAAATGGATATTTTATTAAATCATGAAGCTGTGGATGCTTTATCGGTGATTGTTCATCGTCATTCAGCCTTTAATCGTGGAAATGCGATCGCAATCAAATTAAAGAAATTACTTCCTCAACAACAATTTGAAATACCAATTCAAGCAGCAATAGGTGGGAAAGTCATTGCTCGAACTAATATTAAGGCCTTACGTAAGAATGTCTTGGCGAAATGTTATGGTGGGGATATTTCTCGTAAGAAGAAACTTCTTGAGAAACAAAAAGAAGGGAAAAAGAGAATGAAGGCAGTGGGATCAGTTGAAATACCACAAGAAGCTTTTATGGCTGTCTTATCCATGGATGATGACAAGTAAAGCTCTATATATTCATGTGCCGTTTTGTGCGCATATCTGTGCTTATTGTGATTTTGCTCATGTTGGTTACCAATCTTCTCTCGTTAATCAATGGTTAGAAGCCCTACAAACAGAAATAGCTTCAAGGACAATTCCTAAAGATTTAAAGACGCTTTATCTAGGTGGGGGAACACCGGTTAGTCTAAGGGAAGAGGAATTAAAAAAGTTATTAACTTTATTGGATCCCTATTGCCAAGGGGTTGAAGAATACACGATTGAAATCAACCCTGAAGTGATGACTTTAGAAAAAGCTAAAATATGTGCTAAGCATGGAGTGAATCGGGCTTCAATTGGTTTTCAAAGCTCCAATGAAGTTTTATTAAAATTGATGGGACGAAAACACAATTATGCAAAAGTGCAAGAAACGATTGCTTTTCTAAAAGAAGTTGGGATAACGAATTTCTCTTTGGATTTAATGTATTCTTTACCAAATCAAAGTATGGAATTGTTGCAACAATCCGTTCAAGACGCGCTTGCTTTAAAACCGACACATTTATCTCTTTACTCCTTGACGATTGAGCCAAATACAGTTTTTGCTCGAAAAGGTTTGAAACCGGCTGAGGCAGAATTAGAAGCGGATATGTATGAATGGCTATGCGCTTATTTACCAAGCCAAGGCTACGAACAATATGAAATTGCGAGCTTCGCGAAGAAAGGCTTTCCCTCAAAACACAATCAAGTCTATTGGCAATATGAAGATTTTATAGGCTTATCTTGTGGAGCAAGTGGAAAAGAAAATCATGAACGCTATGATAAACCAAGGAGCTTGAAAGCGTATCTAAAAAATCCATTAGCCAAAAAAAGTATTCCTTTATCCAAGGAAGATGAAATGTTTGAATCAATTATGATGGGCTTGCGTTTAAGAAAAGGAATTCATCTACGTCATTGGCAAGATTGTTATAAGGAAAATCTACTAGAGTATTATAAGGAAGCTGTTAAAAAACATGTCGATAATGGTAATCTTATCATGGAAGAGGCTTTTATCCATTGTACCAAGCAAGGATTTCCTGTTTTGCAGTCAATATTAGTTGATTTTCTTTAGTCTTTAAGCTATTATGAATAAGCTTTTGGACTGGGTTTACTGATTCCTCAACGATAAACTCGGTTTAGAAGGAAAAGAAAGAAAGAGGAACATACAATGTTATCCAAAGAAAAGATTGCTGAAATCACAAAAGAATTCGGACATAAAGAAGGCGATACAGGTTCTGTTGAAGTTCAAGTGGCTTTGCTGACAAACCAAATCAACTCTTTAACAGAACACATGAAAGTGAATAAGAAGGACTATTCTTCAAACCGTGGTTTATTGAAGATGGTTGGTCGTCGTAAGAATATGTTGGAATACTTAAAGAAGAAGGATATTAATCGTTACCGCGATTTAGTTAAGGCTTTAGGTTTAAGAAAGTAATGTAAAGGACCGTAAACAAGTGTTTTACGGTTTTTTTGTGCTTATGAATAGCCTATAATGAGAGTATGAAGATGATTGAGTTAAAAGGGGTTAAAAAAACTTATATTATGGGTGAAGTTCAGATACCAGCCTTGGCTGGTGTTGACTTCTCAATTGATGAAGGACAAGTGGCCGCTATTGTTGGTAATAGCGGTGCTGGTAAGTCAACCATATTGAATATTTTAGGTGGTATGGATTACGTCACATCAGGGGAAGTGTATATTCGTGGACAAGCCATTCACAAGATGAATGAAAAAGATTTAACCAATTATCGTCGTTTACAAGTTGGTTTTGTTTTCCAGTTTTATAATCTGGTGGGAAATTTAACCGCTTTAGAAAACATTGAGTTAGCTTCGGAAATATCCAATCATCCTTTAAAGCCGGAAGAAATCTTAGATTTGGTTGGTTTAAAAGATCGCAAAGCCCATTTTCCTGCTCAATTATCCGGTGGTGAACAACAACGTGTTGCGATTGCCAGAGCGATTGTTAAAAATCCCGATTTATTGTTATGCGATGAACCAACGGGAGCCTTAGATGATAAAACAGGTAAACAAATTCTTCAATTGCTTCAAGATATGTCCCGACAATTTCATAAAACAGTGATTATCATTACTCATAATCAAGCTATTTGTCCAATGGCGGATGTCGTCATTCGTGTGAAAGATGGTTTAATTCAATCTTATACAGAAAATAAACATCCATTAGCGGTGGAGGAAATTGAATGGTAAAAGCCAAAACCTTTTGGAAATCATTAGGTCGCTTAATTCTCAAAACAAAAGGGCGCTACATCAACCTCGTTGCGATTGTGGCGATAGGGGTGGCTTTTTTCGTGGGAGTTTCTTCTTCGGCAGGAATTATGGCACATTCTGTTTCTTCTTATAATCAAAGATACAAGCTAAAACAAGCGACCATTTATTCGAATTATGGCTTTGAACAAGAAGATGTCGATAAAATAGCGAAACAGGCAGAAATCAAGCAAAGTGAAGCTTCTTATTTCGAGGATGCCCAAGTACTAAGTAATCATGAAACAAGAATTACCCGTATTCATTCCTACAATCCTAAAAAGAGTATCAATCAATTTGAACTAGTCGAAGGTCGTATGCCAGAAAATAATCAGGAGGTACTTGCTGAAAAGGGTTCCAGTATTATGCCCGGTTTTAAACTAGGGGATGCTTTAAGACTTGAAAAGAAAGATACTATTCTCAAGGTGAAACAATTCAAAGTGGTTGGTTTGGTGAAAACACCTTTATACCTCAATCAAATGAAAGAAAATTCTACTTTACAAAATCAAAAAATCTCCACTTATCTTTATCTACAAGAAGACGGGTTTAAGAGTGACCGTTATCGCGAAGTAAATTTGATTTTTAAAGGGAATTTTGATACGAATGAATTCTCTAAGGATTACCAAAACCAATTGGATAAAATTCAAGAAACTTTAAAACCAAAACTAATGAAATTAGGTAAAGAGGAAGGAAACCGTGTTAAAGAGAGTGCTTTAAAAGACTATCAATCCGGTTTAGATACTTATCAAAAAGAAAAAATGAAATTCAAGGATAAGAAACAAGCCGTCAATCAAAAACTTAATGAAACGAAAGAAAAGTTAAAGAAGAGTGAAAAAGAGATTAATCAAGGCAAAGTTCAATTGGATAATGCCAAACATGACTTAATAAAACAAGAAGAGACATTGAAACAGAAGGAAAAAGAAACGAAAGAAAAAATTCAAATTTCCTATCAAAAGCTTCAAGCTAAAAAATTTTTTTCAAGCAAACAACTTCAATCTTTATGCAAACAAAAAGAAACATTGCTCAAACAAAAAGAAGAGCTAATTAAACAAAAAGGACAAGTAGAACAAGTAAAACCAATCCTAAATCAATTGGAAGGCTTAGAACAATTGATTCATCTTATTTCCAGTGAACAAGCTATTTGGTCCAGCTATCCGGATGAAACAATTGTAGCGACGATTCCGACTATTCATAGTGACCAATATGGTTTTGATACTCAACAAAATGTGGCGTCTTTAAAGGCTTATTTGGTACAACTTTTGCAACAAAAGCAACGTATTTTAAATGAATTAAAGTTTTTAAACGGGAATAAAGTTAGTGAAAAAAAGGCGGATTTAAAGCAGAAATTAAGTCAAATCGAACAAGGCTTAAAACAAATCGAGTCTGGTTTAGAACAAATTAAAGAGGGTAGCCAAAAAATACAAACCGGCTTACAGACGTTAGAACAAGCTTTTAAAACCATCCAAGCAGAGAAAATAAAAGGCACTAGTCAATTCAATTTGGCTCGAAAGAAATTAAATCAAGCTAAAAAGACCCTCCGGCAAAAAGAGGTACAGTGGAAGGATGGGCATGTGAAATTACAATCAGCTGAGAAGAAATACCAAGAAGTCCAGAAAGAAAGCCAAGAAAAATTAGTCGATGGAGAAAGAAAATTAAAAGAAGCGAAGTATAAATTAGTGGATGCCAAAAAAGAAATCAATCGTTTGGAAGATGGAGAATGGATTTATGTGGATCGTTGCCGTCATTACGCTTCCATTACTTTTAGAAATACGGTTGACCAAATGAAAGCTATTGCGCGTATTTTTCCAGTGTTTTTCATTCTTATAGCAATGCTAGTGTGTTTAACCACTATGACACGTCTAGTGGAAGAAGACCGTAGTGAATTAGGAACTTTCCGTGCTTTAGGCTATCAGCGTAAACGTTTATTCCAAAAATATGCTTGTTATTCATTATCGGCAACCGGATTGGGCTTAATCTTGGGCGTTTTAATTGGTATGGCCAGTTTCCCATTTATCATCTATGAAGCTTGGAAAATGATGTTTATTCTTCCAAAGATACAAATGGAAATTTCATGGTTATTTATCACTCGGACCGTTGTTGGTTTCTTTGTGGTGATGTATGGAACTACTTGGTTTGCGGTACAGCGTGATACGAAAGAAATGCCGGCCTCATTGATGCGACCAAAAGCGCCAAAAATTGGTAAAACCATCTTATTAGAAAGAATTCCATGTTTGTGGAAACGCCTTAGTTTCTTACATAAAGTTACCTTTCGTAATCTCATTCGCTATAAGAAACGCTTCTTTATGTCCATTATTGGTATTGCCGGCTGTTCTGCTTTAATGGTGATGGGTTTTGGTATTCGTGATTCCATTACTTCTTTAGTGAATCTTCAATTCAAAAAAATTCTTCATTATGATGGTGTTGTTGAGGCCAAGGATGACGTAAATACTTTAAAGTTAGACTTAGAAAAAGATTCGGATATTGCATACGTAAAAGAAGGTTTGTCTTTTAATACAAGTATTAGTTATAAAGGAAAAGAAAAAAGTGCTAGTCTTTATTCAGGATTACACTTAGAAACACTGTATCAATTAGAAGATTTGCATAGGCAGAAAATATCTTTTCAAGAAGATGGCTTGATTATCAGTGAAAAAGTAGCTCAACAGCTTGGAGCTCGTGAAGGGGATGTTGTTACTATTGAAAATGCGGTTGGGAAAAAGTTTGAAGTACCCATTCGTAAGATTGTGGTTTATTATGTGCAACATGGTATTTGGATGAATCCAGCTACTTATGAAAAGATTTTCCACGAAAAAGTAGTTGAAAATAG comes from the Bulleidia sp. zg-1006 genome and includes:
- the hemW gene encoding radical SAM family heme chaperone HemW, with translation MMTSKALYIHVPFCAHICAYCDFAHVGYQSSLVNQWLEALQTEIASRTIPKDLKTLYLGGGTPVSLREEELKKLLTLLDPYCQGVEEYTIEINPEVMTLEKAKICAKHGVNRASIGFQSSNEVLLKLMGRKHNYAKVQETIAFLKEVGITNFSLDLMYSLPNQSMELLQQSVQDALALKPTHLSLYSLTIEPNTVFARKGLKPAEAELEADMYEWLCAYLPSQGYEQYEIASFAKKGFPSKHNQVYWQYEDFIGLSCGASGKENHERYDKPRSLKAYLKNPLAKKSIPLSKEDEMFESIMMGLRLRKGIHLRHWQDCYKENLLEYYKEAVKKHVDNGNLIMEEAFIHCTKQGFPVLQSILVDFL
- a CDS encoding ABC transporter ATP-binding protein; the encoded protein is MKMIELKGVKKTYIMGEVQIPALAGVDFSIDEGQVAAIVGNSGAGKSTILNILGGMDYVTSGEVYIRGQAIHKMNEKDLTNYRRLQVGFVFQFYNLVGNLTALENIELASEISNHPLKPEEILDLVGLKDRKAHFPAQLSGGEQQRVAIARAIVKNPDLLLCDEPTGALDDKTGKQILQLLQDMSRQFHKTVIIITHNQAICPMADVVIRVKDGLIQSYTENKHPLAVEEIEW
- the lepA gene encoding translation elongation factor 4; protein product: MDQNKIRNFCIIAHIDHGKSTLADRILEMTDTVSQRDMKSRLLDDMELERERGITIKLNAVQLKYEAKNGEDYIFNLIDTPGHVDFSYEVSRSLAACEGAVLVVDSTQGVQAQTLANTYLALDNDLEILPVINKVDMNNADPDKTKKEIEDIIGLDCSNAPLISARSGLNVDQVLEQIVEHIPSPKGEKNKPLQALVFDSFYDAYRGVIPLVRVREGSIKVGDKIRFMATGAEYEVLECGIRTPREVKVNKLECGDVGWITASIKSIQHVHVGDTITHINQPAEMALSGYRVMNPMVYCGLYPSDADRYGDLQDALDKLQLNDASLRYEPETSQALGFGFRCGFLGLLHMDVVQERLEREYNLDLIVTSPSVIYQVYQTDGTMVVVDNPAHMPEPSRISRIEEPYVLAKIMVPDTYIGVVMELCQNKRGIYKTMEIIDTGRNEIHYELPLSEIIFDFFDRLKSCSKGYASLDYEIIGYRAEDLVKMDILLNHEAVDALSVIVHRHSAFNRGNAIAIKLKKLLPQQQFEIPIQAAIGGKVIARTNIKALRKNVLAKCYGGDISRKKKLLEKQKEGKKRMKAVGSVEIPQEAFMAVLSMDDDK
- the rpsO gene encoding 30S ribosomal protein S15 encodes the protein MLSKEKIAEITKEFGHKEGDTGSVEVQVALLTNQINSLTEHMKVNKKDYSSNRGLLKMVGRRKNMLEYLKKKDINRYRDLVKALGLRK
- the fmt gene encoding methionyl-tRNA formyltransferase — encoded protein: MNILFFGTPEFAKEMLETLYQEKYNIVAIVSQPDHFLGRKKVLTPTPTHQFALEHNIPCLQPEKLKEAVEEVLSYQPDFILTCAYGQFIPQAILDYPKYSCLNIHPSQLPKYRGGAPIHHAIMNGEKETAVSLMKMVKKMDAGDIYAQRVIEVGEDERFYELNQRLISIAKVIIREDLPLYFEGKLKAIVQEEDKVSLGLNLTKEEEMVHFQTEAIHQLYNHIRALYDWPIAYGLIDGKRIKFITCRKEVCEHTKTIGEVVGLEGKGLKIACQGGYLVVYELQPEGKKTMDAKSFMNGFGRSLIGHCFE
- a CDS encoding ABC transporter permease, encoding MVKAKTFWKSLGRLILKTKGRYINLVAIVAIGVAFFVGVSSSAGIMAHSVSSYNQRYKLKQATIYSNYGFEQEDVDKIAKQAEIKQSEASYFEDAQVLSNHETRITRIHSYNPKKSINQFELVEGRMPENNQEVLAEKGSSIMPGFKLGDALRLEKKDTILKVKQFKVVGLVKTPLYLNQMKENSTLQNQKISTYLYLQEDGFKSDRYREVNLIFKGNFDTNEFSKDYQNQLDKIQETLKPKLMKLGKEEGNRVKESALKDYQSGLDTYQKEKMKFKDKKQAVNQKLNETKEKLKKSEKEINQGKVQLDNAKHDLIKQEETLKQKEKETKEKIQISYQKLQAKKFFSSKQLQSLCKQKETLLKQKEELIKQKGQVEQVKPILNQLEGLEQLIHLISSEQAIWSSYPDETIVATIPTIHSDQYGFDTQQNVASLKAYLVQLLQQKQRILNELKFLNGNKVSEKKADLKQKLSQIEQGLKQIESGLEQIKEGSQKIQTGLQTLEQAFKTIQAEKIKGTSQFNLARKKLNQAKKTLRQKEVQWKDGHVKLQSAEKKYQEVQKESQEKLVDGERKLKEAKYKLVDAKKEINRLEDGEWIYVDRCRHYASITFRNTVDQMKAIARIFPVFFILIAMLVCLTTMTRLVEEDRSELGTFRALGYQRKRLFQKYACYSLSATGLGLILGVLIGMASFPFIIYEAWKMMFILPKIQMEISWLFITRTVVGFFVVMYGTTWFAVQRDTKEMPASLMRPKAPKIGKTILLERIPCLWKRLSFLHKVTFRNLIRYKKRFFMSIIGIAGCSALMVMGFGIRDSITSLVNLQFKKILHYDGVVEAKDDVNTLKLDLEKDSDIAYVKEGLSFNTSISYKGKEKSASLYSGLHLETLYQLEDLHRQKISFQEDGLIISEKVAQQLGAREGDVVTIENAVGKKFEVPIRKIVVYYVQHGIWMNPATYEKIFHEKVVENSAFVKVKKNVSVADLEKKLLQRMDVKKIEFFRPQIENFNQMILGLDAIVWVLIASSMLLAFVVLQNLISLNISERIREIATLKVLGFRKREIERYVFQENILLTALASLVGLPIGILLHRAIMTTIQVENITFPIQIHWLSFVYAFLWTALFGLVVTRWMRKYIHRIDMVESLKSLE
- the rpsT gene encoding 30S ribosomal protein S20, yielding MANIKSQKKRALTNLKKQHALAGEKTELKTAIKKVLVAVEAKDKATATEAYNMANKSLDKALVSHIKKKNYVARQKSRLAKLVNSL